In a genomic window of Bemisia tabaci chromosome 1, PGI_BMITA_v3:
- the LOC140226095 gene encoding serine/threonine-protein phosphatase 5-like, with protein MRDLVQHFRVKKRLHSKYAYQIIRKIRNFYRRQPSLLEIKVPKGENITVCGDIHGQLYDLLNIFEMNGWPSETNRYLFNGDFINRGRYGVECALLLFGFKLLYPKRFFLNRGNHESKMMSHYFGFDDEVKFKYSQKMLDMFGKAFRWLPLAHRIDKKILVVHAGLFSEDSVTISDIKHIERNCEPVHSRK; from the exons ATGAGGGATCTAGTCCAGCATTTTAGAGTGAAAAAAAGACTGCACTCTAAGTACGCTTACCAA ATTATACGTAAAATACGGAATTTTTATAGGAGACAGCCGTCACTACTTGAGATAAAAGTTCCGAAAGGTGAGAATATCACCGTTTGCGGTGACATCCACGGTCAGCTGTACGACCTCCTCAACATATTTGAGATGAACGGGTGGCCCTCGGAGACGAACAGGTACTTATTCAACGGTGACTTCATTAACCGGGGTCGCTACGGCGTGGAGTGCGCTCTACTTCTCTTCGGATTCAAACTTCTCTACCCGAAAAGATTCTTTTTGAATCGGGGCAACCACGAGAGCAAAATGATGAGCCACTACTTCGGATTTGACGACGAGGTAAAGTTCAAGTATTCGCAAAAAATGCTCGACATGTTCGGGAAGGCTTTCCGGTGGCTCCCATTGGCGCAtcgcatcgacaagaaaattttAGTCGTCCACGCTGGCTTGTTCAGTGAAGACAGCGTCACTATCTCTGACATCAAGCACATCGAACGAAACTGTGAACCCGTCCACAGTCGTAAGTAA